TCTCAATTTcgcaagtcaaagaagaaaaagaactctGAGCAGAAAAACAGCATGGATGGAGGAAGAAATATGGTAGGAGGTAACTCGTCTACAAGGTTTGCAGATGTTTATCATGAGAAGCGAGCTGAAGGAGCTTCTAATTGTAAGAGTAAGGATACCACTTTTGGCAGTAAAGACGCTGCTGCTCACGCTAAGAAGAGGAGTCCAGGAAGTGTGGATGTCCCACCTACCAGTGTGAATGAGCAAATCCTCTCTTCATCCACTTATGTGAAGATGTCTGAAATACCAGCCACAGTATTCTGCAACTTTGACGAAGAGCGGTCCTCTCATGAGAAGTTTAAAACTGGTCAGGTATGGGCTTTGTACTGCAAATTGGATGATTTGCCAAAGAGCTATGCTCGGATAGAGAGTGTAGAGTTGTTTCCAGCTTTTAAACTGACTATTAAGTGGCTTGAATCGTGCCATCCACCAAGAGGCGTTGTTCCATGGGTTGACAAGGGAATGCCAGTATGCTGTGGAACATTTAATGTCGCCGATGGGGAAGGTGTTGTCTTTAAGGATGCCATTTCATTTTGTCATGAGTTAAGGGTAGTACCATCTGATAATACCGTTTACACTATCTATCCGAGGGCAGGGGAAGTGTGGGCTTTACACAGTAAAATTTGCTCTGACATGATGTGCTCCAACCTGAAGATATGCGAGTACCATTTGGTCGAAATCTTAGAGTTGGTGAATGATCGTTGGATAATCATTTCAGTTTTGCAAAGTGTTACTGGTTTCAAGACTGTGTTCAAGGTTAAAGGAAGAGAGGCACTTGATTCTATTACAGCTATACCGTGGATTGAATTATATAGATTCTCTCATCAAGTTCCTTCATTCATGCTGAAAGAAGCAAGATATGGTGAGTTGCGTGGCTATTGGGAGCTCGATCCCAGATCAATGCCAGTTCATTTATATTCTTCGAACTGAAGATTAGTAGGTGTGGGTAACTTTTATCTAGTTGGACAATCTAAGCCTGTAAGTGGAGCTTTTTAGAGTTGTATTttggtactccctccgtttctttttaatagaccagttttgtttttagagaaatttaaggaaattaagagaattaatcattgaaagtggtcctcatgacacttatcaataaaaaaagtgaaaTGAAATGGTCccaaagaagtaaagtgaagtggtccacgtGACACTTGTAGGTCTAAACAGATGAAAAGTTTTGGTGTTATGGACCAAGAAGCATATACAGCATTGATTCCGACGTGGGTGTTACTAACCCATCTCAGTGTTAAATAATTGTTTGTATGAAACTTCAAAAACTATAATTATATAGTGATGTGACGCCTGTTACTGATAATACAGAGTCCATGTCTCAAGGAAGCCCATAGGCCATAGGGTAGTTGTCATGATCTCAGTGGAGGAGGGATTAGTTAAATTATTTTTGTTAaatcattttcttttatttgttaaaTCATATTGTGAAAGTTAGAACTGTTTGAAGCTTTAAAAATTTGTAAAAAAGGAGTCACTACTTTTGACTAATAGATAGTGGTTTAGTTATAATTCAATGAAGTCAAGATAGAACATTCCAAGAGTTTACTCTTCTTTTGTTTTGCCAGTAAAAAAGAAATAATCACTAATTTTGCACTATAATACTAATTTTCGAAATAAAACTTAAAATAGAACTATGATACTGAATTATATAGTGCTCATTCGCATCGTATTTTCTACTGAATATACACGCCTTTTCGTCTAGGGTTTAAGACTGTACCTATGAGAATTAGAGGATTGCAACGCACATAAATTTAAAGAGCTGTGTGTtggcatttttaaatattttactAGACGTTTTACAAATTTAAGGACCTGTATAATTCTTAATCATGCTCTTTCCTCAATTTCTTACAAATATTTTACTAGACATTTTACAAATTTAATAACGTTATGCAACGTATATTAATCTAACCTGGTTAAATTGGGGCCAGAcatttaattggggcctatagattTTTCCTTCTCACATCCCAAATTACTCTAGGCATCCAAACCTTataaaaaaatactaatttacccccaCATTAATTTCTAAAACTCACTCGTATAAATTCTAATATTTCcattttcagtaaatccaaaatcaaaaaaacctaaacctaaaacatCTTTCCATTTCTATCATAAACTTTCAAAATTCTCAAAATCCtaatcaaattttgtttttcatcCTCTACTCCGacgatcttcgatccaaccaagaagaaggtaaatctccatcaacccatcTTCTTATTTTATTGGTTTACATCTTTAAATCATCGTTTTTGACAAATCAAAACTCTGGttacacccagaatcggtttttattgacctatggaataaaccgattcttgattttttttcgaccatgaagagcatgcaTAGTAATCGGTTTACATTAGGATTAACATTATCTGATTCTGGCTTAGAAATGAAATATGGAAATACAtcgccagaatcggtttatatatgtaatatgtataatccgattaatatagtcttttcatctttctttcagAATCGGATTTTATACATGTACCGCATAAACCGATTTTAGTGGTCTCTTCAGAATCGGGTTACATATATTTCTTTATGTACCGATTTTtaacttgatttttgtttattttttgtgtaGAATGGACTTCGGACACCTACCATTCAACAATCGCGATTTAACCATGGAGCATATCTTGAGGCAACCACAAAGAGTGCCGGTGAGGAACCTATACAAGTTTGCATTCGGAGATGAAACCCGGCTTGAACAAGCCCTGGCATTGATTGATAAGCTTTCACTTGAAGAGCTTATTGAGGTCATCACCTTCACCAggatgaggagaaacatgatttcaTCTGGGAGGGAGGTCCATGCAGAAATGCAAGATATGTGGGAACTAATGGCTGAAGCAcaagctgctgctcctgatgGTGGTGATGCTGGTGATGCTGGTTCTCCTGctgatggtggtgttgctggtgctggtgctcctgctgatggtggtgatgttggtgcCGGTGCTCCTGCTGTTCAAGTTCTATATGTTtaagttttagatattaaaagtttaagtttacaagacttgtggttattttaagttcttaacactcttttaaggtttttattttggatgatATCTGTGTTGAACTTGATGAACTTGAAGCTTTAATTCTAATTATGTGTTACTCTATAATTCGAGCTTGACATGTCaagaatcggtttactcgatatgtcATTATAAACCGATTATGCAGGCCAATCTTTCTGGATGTTATAGAATCGGATCACATATggaaatatataaaccgattagtatcggtgaaaattcaaaatttaaaatGACTCTAATCAGTTTACTTTGGTCGCAAGAAAGACCGATTCCTTGTGGCATATAAACACAATCGGATTTTATAGTCCTTCTAAAAGAccgattatttcaaattattacacgtttttcaaaaaaaaaagttgtttgggactttctctataaatagagacctcacccttggaccccatttgccccaaattgatcattttatttcccctcactccatatactccacaactactcatttcatatatatacatacaagaaatggcatcattcgactccgcggaagattttgcaatcacgaaagcatggtatgcggaaaaTCGGCTTAGACGTCAATCCTTCGAAAGAGAGGATTCAACAACCTTTTGGGTtaagtacacaacaaatttatccaAGAATTTGGAAATCCTAACGCAAGAAGTGTTCAATCCATCCATGAAACaaacctagtcatcgaaaatgcgatacttgcttttttagctctccaacctccgATTTTTAACgctcgccccttcaccttgtccatttcACAATTTGTAAttaagtttgtgttttttttttacgtACCCCATGTTGTGTTATCTTCCaacgaaacaccactaacaaatgtaagcttgtttttgtagcacgaagtcgtgaaagcgcgctacttggaagtaaagggggaagcattcgcattcgatgcaagttACCAGTTCTTGGCAGAtagaatcccggaggataacccggactacttggatgcggtatcgtcttcgtcggaggaagattgatggctttagaagtttttgtaaaggttttgtgggtagacctctatgtaaaccctcacgagactgtaactcgtccactagggtcgcctaggggtttaaaggcttgatgcatgtgctaaatgaatcctacaataataatgcgatgaatgaaaattggtaatgaaagGAAACAATGGGTTTATATATGTCGTAAGAAAAATCCGACTTTCATAATCGGATTATAAAACATGTCAAAGTAAACCGATTATGGATGTCCTCTGGTAATTCTAAacaccaatccagaatcggtttacaagtgaatgaacataaaccgattctgtgtAACTTTTTCgaaaaaagtttccaaatgttgatgttttgatgaactctctaacattagttaatctcacatccaaaacaaaattaatccctaatatgattaattagtgctaattaatcagggataaaaTAGATAGTTTGGCAATTATTTTGTAAGGGGTGGTATGAAGTAATTTCtagtgaccttttttgtcatctagctataggccccaattaagtggtatGGACCCCAATTTAACCAGATAATTTAAAGAGCAGTTTGCTGGCGTTTTTGAAATATTTTCGGGGACGTTTTACAAATTCTTAATTCTGCTCGTTCCCCGACTATAATTCCGTGGAGATGTATATATTATATGTGGCTACATTTTTTCCAATGACTTGCGCAATACAAGTACAGTGTCTAGGTAAGACctctttaatcttttcaaagaaaaaacaaaagaaaaaagaccTCTTTAATGGTTTGAATTTTTCAATCTAATGACATGCTTGCCTCATTTCCCCTTCCAAATTCCACtctgattataaaaaaaaaaatgtagaagaattcagaaaagaatgaaaagattattttttatatcataTTAAAATTCTGTTCTCAACttttaccaaaaataaataaatttatattACAATCTTTGTGATATGATGATATCTTTATATATCATATTTCATTGAACAAACAACTGTCACCCCCAAAACCCCATTTTACCTAATTTCCTCCCCCAATATATCATGACCATTCCAAGATCATCCAAAGAAAACTCATTATCACCATCTGGTACTAGTACTGAATTTGTTAAGGTTTCATCTCCAATACCTGTATCTTCACACAAGAAATTCGACGACCGGCACCGCCGTTCTCTAAGAAGATCATCCAGGTTTGAAAAACAATCGATTAGATTAAGACGTGGGAAGAGTTCAATCATCCTCAATCTTCTAAGTAAAAGAACACAAAGTGAATATGGTCAGGATGAAAACGATGATGACGACGACGATGATATCAATCTACGACGTAAAAGAATACGGAAACAGCTGATTTCCGGTGACAATGATCAGGTTATGTTAATGTGTAACTCATCGGATACTTCATCTCCATCTTATAGTTTCTTTACTAATCAGTCATCATTTGATTTGTTTTACGATACTACTGATATCGACTCGATATCAGCGGATTCTACTAGTTTTTTCTTGTCTGTTGACGGGTCGAAAATAAACCCTATTGAAGATGCATGCTTGGTCCTTCATGAATCGTCAGAAAATCTTGTTTTGCAAGGGAAAGAAGGTGCGTCAACAGACAAGGATGAAATTGTTGTTTGGTTAGTGAACTCACCTAAAAGCAGCACAAATGACTTGGTGcaagttggttcttcttcagatGACATATTGAGCCATGTTCTGAATTCTAATGAGACGTTATCAAAGACTGCTGATGATATACAGGAAGTCGACACCGATGGACCTCTCTTCTGGCCTTCTGAGCGCAAGCTGGATTGGTCTTCCAGCGACAAGTGGGATCTTATTGTAATTTCCCCGCGCAATAACGGTGATATTATCATATCATCTCCACGAAAGAACGGTGAGATTGTCATTTCACCACATAAGAATGGTGAGATTGTCATATCGCCTCGCGCAAATGGTAAAATAGTCATCACCCCTAGGAAGAACGGTGATTTAGTTATTACGCCGCGAAGAAATGGAGGTAAGCCTCAAGGTACTAGTGGTTTAGCTCGGTCGAATTCATCGGTAAGATTTAGCTTCAACAAAAGGAAAACTGAGGTAAAAGTTGACGAGCCAAAGAAAAAGATTTTAAGCAGATCAAAATCTGAAGTAAGTGCAGCTCAATTGGAGGGAAAAATGAAAGCTGAGAACAAAATGAAGAGCAAGTTACTTGAGATAATCAATGAGAACAATCCGTTTTTTGGTGGCTTATTAGAAGAAAGCGATTGTATAGTGCCGAGTAACGATGTTTCAATTGAGAAGTTGGTTGGTCTGAATGAATTTGACGGACATGAAGGCGTCGATGGAGACAACGGCAACAAAGGGGATTATTTCTTTCTTGATGTTACGACCAATGGGTTATCGAGAAATAAATCGAATATCTTGAAATACAGTCGGAGTTCATCGCAAAAGGTACGGTCGGAACGGAAGAGGTCCCGTGGTACATAATgtagaaccaaaaaaaaaaaaaggttacctACCAAGTGTTTATACACAGTGTTTTTTTATGGCTTCGTTGGTGTGTTTGGATTTTGATTAGGTGTGTCTTTATCATTTTATGGCAAATTTATGAGTGAGTTTTATGTTTGGAGATTGAAGTTGTTGTATAccaaaaaattgagaaattatgaACCTAAGTGGATGTAAGCACATGGCTGAACCACATTAAAATTCTGCAGTCTTTTTCTATTCTTTTTTGCTGTTTCGCACAAAATTCATGGGATGGTGGCTCGAAAATGACGAGGAGCAGCAGCACAAATACAAATCTGAGCAAAAATGAGCTTAAGCACATCTGGACAAAAATCATAATCAGCATTCAGACGGTTTGTTTTGTACTGTACGGAGTCGGATCTAATTCGATCTCTGACTCGGACCCGTTTGAGTCAGATAACAAAATATCCCTGACTCATGGGAGCGAACcactgactcacatatttttgagtcagttgagtcagatctgactcaaaacaaacatattgagtcaaatCCATATgcgtcaggtgatttcactcaaatccagacgactcagatgagtcgtgagtaaacaaacatggtgctaGTAATAATAATGGTACAGAATCTACAGATTATGACAAGCTTGAGTAAAAGAGTCACTAATACTAATGGTCCAGATTATGACAAGCTTTACTGTAAGACTATTTCTTCCAAGAAGAAAGGAGAAAGCATAGAGACATAGGTTTATCAACTTGTTAATTTTTGTGACTGGAAACATACAACTACCACTAGTTTTGAGTCATCTAAACTTGAACTGGGAAACAATACTAAGCTACGCAGAATTGAAAATCCTATTTGGAAGTTGTCAATACAGGGTTTGCTTGTTAGGCTGAGTCCTTTTTGTTTAAGAAGATCCTATTTACAACATCAACTGGTAAAGCATACGCTGGATCTATCGGTTTTATTCCACGATACTGAAGAAGCGAAAGACCTGCATCACCAAGGTACAAGAAAAGATTAGAAACAAATTCGACAATGTTGtagaataaaatataataaagaaACCGAATCAGTTTTTCCATGGTTTACGGTAGATGCTAGTAACGCAGTCTGCTAGAAATATTTTGTGGGCTAGGAATGGACTCTGTTTCAGcgaaataaaacaaaatatatcCCCTGGATTTACGCAAACAGTGAGTCAAGCCGTCAAGGGAGGTGTTATTCTCTAAATTTTATTTTGTGATCTTTGCACTAGTGGGTAATCATAAAAAGGCTAATAAAAGCAAAGGGAGAGGTCAAATCTACCTGCGACACCAAAATATGTATGGAAGACATCAACAGCATCATCTGGCCTATCAGATATTCCTCCATTCTCTGTATCCTACAATTTTGAACATATATTGAAACACTACTTAGAACATTGCCAGGTGAGAATATCATACAGAAATCGAGATAACTTGAAGCCTGACGAGAAACTGAGGTAGGCACCTGACAATCTAGAATGAATTTAGCAAGCTTGTCTTTGTCTATCCAATGCACTCTATCAATGAGAATTAGGCTAGAAAGAACCCACCAAGAGTAGCAAACCTGAATAATGGATGAAGATCATTCTTGAGATGCAAAAGACATGAAAACTAAACATAGAAAAATAAAGTATTTAAAAGACTTACATCGGGAAGCTTCTCAGGTCTTCCATTTAGACCTCCAGATTTGACTTGCCTTTCGCATAGCCACCATCCAAGAAGGTCCTTGTCAATGTGGTGTAAGGAACCCGCTATAGCGAGCGCACCCACGCAGCAAAAAACTGTaaacacaaacacaaaaaacTGTAAACACAAATGTAAGGTAAGAAATTATTTTACGAATGCAAGCTGTAGGAACCTAGGATGTCTGATGAAAGATTATTCTCCTATACGGACCCATAAACTACTgccaggattttttttttcaaactgaAACAAAAATATAAGGTAAAATACGTACTCTGCCCTGCATGAGACTCCCCACCAGGTGTGCACCCAAAACCACCATCCAAATTCTTACAGCTCACAATGTATTCAACAGCTTTTTCCACATTGATTTTGTCCAAACGATGCAATAGTGAGAGACATGAAATTGCGATATAAGAAAACCTACATACAAGAAAAAATGATCGTCAGAAACCAAAtgtttcctttttattttattttattaactaACTAGGACTCAGAAAATCAAAGAGGAATTAGGAAGGAGGAATGCACCGAGTATCAATTTCACCCCACATATCTCCTGCAAATGATCCGTCTTCATTCTGAAGTCCGGAGATGTCTGACCTTAAATTTAAGGGAAACAAGATATGAATGGATCTTAAATCTCTTTGAAGAAACATTCAAAGCAGTTAATATACTACTAAAGGATACAGCTTGATATTTTATCAACATCCAGAACATCGAGCTTGTCAAGGAGAGCCAAAACTTGCACAGCGCTAAGCGTGTAGAGCATGTGGGGATCATGCCCAATATTACCAGCAAAGCCACCTGGACAAGAGAAATGGAGAATAAAACTTACTTTCTGGCATACTGTTATCTTATTGGATCTTCCAATTGAGGGCAGCTAAGGCACAGTAGATTAGGCTCATATCTAAACAGTTAAATTCAGGTCCATGCTTCGCATTTGGGACTAATACAGCCAATTCTAGGGTACCCTTGAATTTAGGAAGAATAGATTGCTAAAAGCAATGAACAGATTAGCTCACTAACCAGATTCGTGCTGGCACTGCATAACCCATGAAACAATCTCATCTTTATCCACAGCTCCAAGCTTTCCCAGGAGATCAAGAGTGGTCAAACCCCAATATGCACCGCTCATTCTCAGGTGCTCCATCACTACAGCTTCGAAAGTATCCTTTTTCTAAAACACAATTAAAAGCAAAATATCAAAGCTGATTACAACAACAAATTCCAAAGCAGCAAACACATAATCATTCAGAATCTCAAACCTTCTCGATTGATATAATATATTGCACATGTTTCTCCGCTGCCAGTTCCCCCATATCTATAAAATCATATAAATACTAGCCATCAGATAATAATTTCACAAGATTCTTGCTAAAATAAACAACTATTCAGCTATCCTTTATGTAACATGGAAATTTTCCTGGAAAAAACTGAGGAAATCAAGTGAGACTCTGTCCTAGACCTCAGTTACTGGTTGTACCTTACTTGAAAGCTTAAGATGTGTCTGAATTGATTGAAATATTGCATAATCACTTACAATAATCACAAATTCATAGTGGGTGCATAAGTGGCAAATCCTATGATTTGAATGGGCCTTAACACCATTATTTGTAAacaaaactctctctctctctctttgacGCATTTCGTCAAACACTTGAGCATTTCTCGAAATCCCTAACAAATTTACCAGCGAGGTACTAACAGTGATTAACAACATATTTTTGGGAAACTTAAGAAGAACATTCTGAAAACAAATAACATTAGATATAATAACTGATAAAtcaaaaaaccctaaattactTACCAGTCGAAAGATAGTTCCAACGAACTGCTTATGAAGTTAAATCTCGATGTGAAGTTAACAAATAATAAACCTAGAATTAAAGTAACTGAATTGAGGAGTTGTAATTTGATTGATGGGTTTATATACAAATCGAATTGGAGAAGAATAATGTGATCTGAGAGGAGAATATGATTTGGGTTCTGATTCGAGGAAGAATAATGTGATTTTGAGATCGAGTTTCAGCTCAGCTTCAGAATAGTAGTGTTGTTCTTCCTGTAAGCGGTACAAATTTGGGGTGACAAATTTTGAGTTGAATACAACTATGGTTCAATATGTTCGATACAGTCGGGGAAGAAATTTAGAAGCAGCAGCTTGATGTGTGGAACTTGGGTTTGAGTTCTTCGTTTCCTTAGTCCGATAGGTTTTgggaagagaaaagaaagaatcATATTATTGGGGCTAAGAGAGTCAAGGTCTTGATCATTTTGGGGGCTTGAATGTTTTGGGGAGGCAAAAACTAGATGAGAGGAGATTCAAGTGACTTAAAAGTCTGATTTACCTTCTTTTTTAAATAAAAGCTAATCTTAATTTTAACCCTCTCCtcattcattttctctattttccttcatcttctcaaaaactctcaaaaactaaaatcaaaaactTTTTATTCTCCATTGATTCTCAAGATGGCAGCAAAACTAAGAGTGACAAGTTCCGGCCGATTGAACCCTGATTCTGAACAGGGCAAGTTATTGATGCTCCTTTTAATGGAGATGTGGTGAACCAATCTCTCCAGACACTAAATCTCTATGTGGTGAACCGATCTGTTCAAACACCTGCAAATCCTCCACAAATGACTCCTACAAGGTAAGTATCGAAAAGCCCACAAGTTATTTTATCATTAGATTGAAAAAATAAGTTCGATTGATGATTTTAGAGTATTTCAAATTCGTTTCTGAAGGGTTTACGACTGGGATATCATATCGTCCTTGCCGTAATTGCAACCTAACGGTTGGGACATCACAAACTCCCAGTCGTTAACCTCTTAAAAGGTTCGGAAATTTTGATATCCCAACCGTTATATGTTTACACGGATGGGACTTTCCCAACCGTAAAAAGCCCCGTATTAGCTGATTTTTCTCGTAGTTGAGTGTTTTCAGATGGAATTTTTTTCATAGTTGACCATTATCCATGTTTCCTAGCCGATTTAGTAATTACGGTTAGGTAG
This genomic stretch from Papaver somniferum cultivar HN1 chromosome 5, ASM357369v1, whole genome shotgun sequence harbors:
- the LOC113284105 gene encoding geranylgeranyl transferase type-2 subunit beta 1-like — encoded protein: MGELAAEKHVQYIISIEKKKDTFEAVVMEHLRMSGAYWGLTTLDLLGKLGAVDKDEIVSWVMQCQHESGGFAGNIGHDPHMLYTLSAVQVLALLDKLDVLDVDKISSYISGLQNEDGSFAGDMWGEIDTRFSYIAISCLSLLHRLDKINVEKAVEYIVSCKNLDGGFGCTPGGESHAGQIFCCVGALAIAGSLHHIDKDLLGWWLCERQVKSGGLNGRPEKLPDVCYSWWVLSSLILIDRVHWIDKDKLAKFILDCQDTENGGISDRPDDAVDVFHTYFGVAGLSLLQYRGIKPIDPAYALPVDVVNRIFLNKKDSA